In one Colletotrichum destructivum chromosome 2, complete sequence genomic region, the following are encoded:
- a CDS encoding Putative F-actin-capping protein subunit beta, with protein sequence MASVDPFDSALDLLRRLNPKHTTDHLNAIISLAPDLTEDLLSSVDQPLTVKRCKQTGRDYLLCDYNRDGDSYRSPWSNQFDPPLDEAGAGGVGAGGSEGAGEGAIPSERVRKMEVRANEAFDVYRDLYYEGGVSSVYFWNLDDGFAGVVLLKKSGTPGGSAEGIWDSIHVFEAIERGRTTQYKLTSTVILSLSTSTGALGDMDLSGNMTRQVEQELPVEGDESHIANVGRLVEDMELKMRNLLQEVYFGKAKDVVGDLRSVGSLSEGARDRAAQREIIGSMQR encoded by the exons ATGGCCTCCGTCGACCCTTTCGACTCGGCTCT cgacctcctccgccgcttGAACCCGAAACACACGACCGACCATCTCAATGCCATCATATCTCTGGCTCCCGATCTGACTGAGGACCTCCTCTCATCCGTCGACCAGCCCCTGACGGTGAAGCGTTGCAAGCAAACAGGCCGCGACTACCTACTCTGTGACTACaaccgcgacggcgacagctACCGGTCACCCTGGAGCAATCAGTTCGACCcgcccctcgacgaggctggtGCCGGCGgtgtcggtgccggcggtAGCGAGggtgccggcgagggcgccatcCCGAGCGAACGCGTCCGCAAGATGGAGGTCCGCGCCAACGAGGCGTTTGACGTCTACCGTGATCTATACTACGAGGGTGGTGTGAGCAGTGTGTACTTTTGGAATCTGGATGATGGTTTCGCGGGCGTTGTTCTTCTGAAGAAGT CCGGAACGCCCGGTGGCAGCGCCGAGGGCATCTGGGACTCGATCCACGTGTTCGAGGCTATCGAGCGCGGTCGCACGACGCAGTATAAGCTCACCTCTACTGTCAttctctcgctctcgacgtcgacgggcgCCCTGGGCGACATGGATCTCAGCGGCAACATGACGCGGCAGGTCGAGCAGGAGCTGCCCGttgagggcgacgagagcCACATCGCAAACGTTGGTCGTCTAGTCGAGGACATGGAGCTCAAGATGCGCAACTTGCTGCAGGAGGTCTATttcggcaaggccaaggacgtTGTCGGCGATCTGCGCAGCGTCGGCAGCCTCAGCGAGGGCGCGCGGGACCGCGCGGCGCAAAGGGAGATTATCGGCAGCATGCAGAGGTGA
- a CDS encoding Putative MFS transporter superfamily, with product MVPRQEEHARPPPAPRLWSRLSTLSKRSFRSFTSDFEADDERSDTDSEYERMSGSTSDGFPHGQGRYHGEDTRPTSQKELSGWYAYAFAAETYVICAIGSFIPILLETLARENGVLLSDRSTPCGTSDSKNKADGQCVVYVLGIEINTASFAMYTFSISVLLQALLVVSISSAADHGNSRKKLLLTFAWIGSFSVMAYIFVSKSTYILGALLAIVSNVCFGASFVLLNSFLPLLVRHHPEVLASETVHALDLEHPDLEPQLLGGSQLGEDIAAVSDIDDQTSALLGRNGHGGHPLVRKATHEELTSVELQLSTQISAKGIGIGYIAGLFVQCVAIAILIAMKNTTWSQRVVLCMAGCWWAFFTIPAAMWLRPRPGPPMPLSSGKGARAWMAYIANAWKSLYNTVRLAGRLRDIVLYLIAWFLLSDAIATTSSTAILFAKTQLHMKPWALGMINVISTTAGVIGAFSWAFVSRKFDLKPHQTILVCIALFELIPIYGLLGYLPFVQSWGVIGLQQPWEMYPLAAVYGLVLGGLSSYCRSLYGELIPPGSEAAFYALYAITDKGSSFFGPAIVGAIINSSGDIRPAFWFLAALVGLPAPLIWSVNVERGKCEGDKLAEVIEGFRSQQREGGSETEESDERPILSAYDDEEDDHNHNRPREY from the exons ATGGTCCCCAGGCAGGAGGAACAcgctcggccgccgcctgcaCCACGTCTCTGGTCGCGACTCTCAACTCTATCCAAACGTTCCTTCCGCTCCTTCACCTCCGACTttgaggccgacgacgaacgTTCCGACACCGACTCGGAATACGAGAGAATGAGCGGCAGCACCAGCGACGGCTTTCctcatggccaaggccgtTATCATGGCGAAGATACCCGCCCCACGAGCCAGAAGGAGCTCTCTGGCTGGTATGCATACGCCTTTGCCGCCGAAACCTATGTCATTTGTG CTATTG GCTCCTTCATCCCAATTCTTCTTGAGACTCTTGCACGCGAAAACGGCGTCTTGCTGTCCGATCGGTCAACCCCCTGCGGCACGAGCGATTCCAAAAACAAGGCCGATGGGCAATGTGTTGTCTATGTCCTGGGCATTGAGATCAACACGGCCAGCTTCGCCATGTACACTTTCTCCATTAGCGTTTTGCTCCAGGCGCTTTTGGTGGTGAGCATTAGCAGTGCTGCCGACCACGGCAATTCAAGAAAGAAGCTTCTGCTCACATTCGCATGGATCGGGAGCTTCTCCGTCATGGCCTACATCTTTGTCAGCAAGAGCACCTACATCCTGGGTGCTCTTTTGGCCATCGTATCCAACGTTTGTTTTGGTGCCTCCTTCGTGCTTCTCAACTCCTTCCTGCCCTTGCTGGTCCGACACCACCCCGAGGTTCTCGCGTCCGAGACTGTTCATGCGCTGGATCTAGAACATCCGGATCTGGAGCCGCAGCTCCTGGGTGGGTCTCAACTGGGTGAGGATATTGCCGCCGTCAGTGATATCGATGACCAAACATCGGCCTTGCTTGGGAGGAATGGACATGGAGGGCACCCTTTGGTTCGGAAAGCCACGCACGAGGAGCTCACCTCTGTCGAACTGCAGCTGTCAACTCAGATATCCGCCAAGGGGATCGGTATCGGATACATTGCCGGCCTATTCGTGCAATGTGTCGCCATTGCCATCCTAATTGCCATGAAGAACACCACCTGGTCGCAAAGGGTCGTACTGTGTATGGCTGGCTGTTGGTGGGCGTTCTTCACGATCCCTGCCGCTATGTGGCTCCGCCCCAGGCCTGGTCCACCGATGCCTCTATCATCGGGCAAAGGTGCTCGGGCGTGGATGGCATACATCGCCAATGCATGGAAATCACTGTATAACACCGTCAGGTTGGCTGGACGCTTGAGAGATATTGTCCTGTACTTGATCGCGTGGTTCCTATTGAGCGACGCAATAGCAACGACATCTTCCACGGCAATCCTGTTCGCCAAAACCCAGCTGCACATGAAGCCATGGGCGTTGGGAATGATTAACGTCATTTCTACTACGGCTGGTGTCATTGGTGCGTTCAGTTGGGCATTTGTGTCTCGCAAGTTCGACTTGAAGCCCCACCAAACCATCCTCGTCTGCATCGCCCTCTTCGAACTCATACCCATCTATGGGCTGCTTGGATACTTGCCGTTTGTGCAGAGTTGGGGAGTTATTGGATTGCAGCAGCCATGGGAGATGTACCCTCTGGCCGCGGTTTACGGTCTGGTGCTGGGAGGACTAAGCTCGTATTGCCGCAGCCTTTACGGGGAGCTCATTCCACCAGGTTCCGAAGCTGCCTTTTACGCCTTGTATG CCATAACGGACAAGGGTTCAAGCTTTTTTGGGCCTGCCATTGTTGGTGCCATCATCAACTCATCAGGAGACATCCGGCCAGCATTTTGGTTCCTAGCAGCCCTCGTTGGTCTTCCGGCTCCTCTCATATGGAGTGTAAATGTGGAGAGGGGCAAGTGTGAGGGAGACAAACTTGCAGAGGTTATAGAAGGGTTCAGAAGTCAGCAAAGAGAAGGCGGCAGTGAAACAGAAGAGAGTGACGAGCGCCCGATCCTGAGCGCatacgacgacgaggaagatgatcATAATCACAATCGACCCAGGGAGTACTGA
- a CDS encoding Putative BAH domain, Zinc finger, FYVE/PHD-type, Zinc finger, RING/FYVE/PHD-type, with product MSTSRKRPRAEVEENKAECPFTVTYAEPDSKSHKKSKKRRKPDQEEEDGKKSSKQLSPFSPSGDFNGKSANDVLDLEYNVHPQKKWLEMTRYNSFVLNGTKYFSEGFIYVANDQTVQRQKAAAEGTADSNEPEKVLKRSKSDDDWVARILEIRASDEHHVYARIYWMYWPEELPEGTMEGKRYTGGRQPYHGHNELIASNHMDIINVVSVTLPANVKQWIEENDEEIQEALYWRQAYDCRTHQLSSVERLCRCRQPANPDKTLIGCSNKECGRWVHEHCLRESALRRAYERLGKDKPHFTAKPPVDGTSSAAESDNIKQERKLDDGVNGPLSPTESGTDVKQTIDAKPTDAHEETNGQSAAEGTPAVPDERVSQPPTTPATPSALEVPAASRKIRSSKKKASANEAKPWEGLFEARILMDMTPAKVEIKDLRENVTEGDKLWTEPLLCVVCEVEIS from the exons atgTCCACCTCGCGCAAGCGCCCtcgcgccgaggtcgaggagaacaAGGCAGAGTGCCCCTTTACCGTCACCTACGCCGAGCCCGACAGCAAGTCGCACAAAAAGtcaaagaagagaaggaagccggaccaggaagaagaggatgggaAGAAGAGCTCTAAGCAactctctcccttctcgcCTTCCGGCGACTTCAACGGCAAGAGCGCCAATGATGTTTTGGACTTGGAATACAACGTACATCCGCAGAAGAAGTGGCTGGAGATGACACGCTACAACAGTTTCGTCC TAAACGGAACTAAGTACTTCAGTGAGGGCTTTATCTACGTCGCAAACGACCAGACCGTTCAACGACAGAAAGCTGCCGCGGAAGGCACCGCGGATTCAAACGAGCCTGAGAAGGTACTGAAGCGATCCAAGTCCGATGACGACTGGGTAGCCCGCATTCTGGAGATCCGCGCTAGCGACGAGCATCACGTCTATGCGCGCATCTATTGGATGTATTGGCCCGAGGAGCTACCTGAAGGCACGATGGAAGGAAAGAGATACACTGGAGGTCGCCAGCCATACCACGGCCACAACGAACTGATCGCCTCCAATCACA TGGACATCATCAACGTTGTTAGTGTGACATTGCCTGCTAACGTCAAGCAATGGATCGAGGAGAACGATGAAGAGATCCAGGAGGCGCTCTACTGGCGCCAGGCCTATGACTGCCGGACCCATCAGCTCTCG TCAGTCGAACGCCTCTGCAGATGCCGCCAGCCCGCCAACCCGGACAAAACCCTGATCGGATGCTCCAATAAGGAATGCGGGAGATGGGTCCATGAGCATTGCCTTAGGGAATCCGCCCTGAGGCGAGCTTACGAGCGGCTCGGCAAAGACAAGCCCCACTTCACCGCGAAGCCTCCGGTAGACGGaacgtcctcggccgcagAGAGTGATAATATCAAGCAGGAAAGGAAGTTGGATGACGGCGTAAACGGACCCCTCAGCCCCACCGAAAGCGGCACTGATGTCAAGCAAACGATCGACGCGAAACCCACCGATGCGCACGAGGAAACAAACGGACAGTCCGCCGCAGAGGGCACTCCTGCTGTGCCTGACGAGCGTGTTTCGCAGCCACCGACGACCCCCGCCACACCATCCGCCCTGGAAGTACCGGCAGCGTCTCGCAAAATCAGATCTAGCAAGAAGAAAGCTTCGGCAAACGAAGCGAAGCCGTGGGAAGGCCTGTTCGAGGCGAGAATCTTGATGGACATGACCCCAGCCAAGGTTGAGATAAAGGACCTCCGAGAGAACGTTACGGAAGGCGACAAATTGTGGACAGAGCCGCTGCTTTGCGTCGTTTGCGAGGTGGAAATCAGCTGA
- a CDS encoding Putative NAD-dependent epimerase/dehydratase, NAD(P)-binding domain superfamily, protein MAEKPSVLIIGGLGYIGRFLARYIHENDLASEVRVVDKALPQLAWLAPEFQDACAGTKFMQADASREQALAKIFDRPDGKQWDYVFNCGGETRYSQEDEVYKLRSLGLSLAVGKEAAKRKVKAFVELSTGMVYKSDSSPSKENDKLKPWSKIAVYKLQAEEELAKIDGLNLVIVRLAHVYGPYASQWVATALCMARVYQYLESEMKWLWDKGLRQNTVHIQDAVRALWAITTWYDNGKDKWDVKTMGKVPTFNVVDKGVTTQGTMAEIIGEVFRIETGFQGQLISTFARLNMDSVVDDVNDELMGPWAELLEKAGIARPGPLTPFMEKELLKDTDLSMDGSRLEQVVAFQYEKPKLTKELIEEVIESYKKMNWWP, encoded by the exons atggccgagaaaCCCTCAGTCCTCATCATTGGAGGGCTGGGCTACATTGGTCGGTTCCTGGCCCGCTACATCCACGAGAATGACCTCGCATCAGAggtccgcgtcgtcgacaaggcaCTGCCCCAACTCGCATGGCTGGCCCCCGAGTTCCAGGACGCCTGCGCCGGCACCAAGTTCATGCAGGCCGATGCTAGCAGAGAAC AAGCCCTAGCAAAGATATTTGACCGCCCGGATGGCAAACAATGGGACTATGTCTTCaactgcggcggcgagacgagATATTCGCAGGAGGATGAGGTCTACAAGCTGCGTTCTCTAGGCTTGTCGCTTGCCGTGGGCAAAGAAGCCGCCAAGCGCAAGGTCAAGGCATTTGTCGAGCTCAGCACCGGCATGGTCTACAAGTCCGACTCATCCCCGAGCAAGGAGAATGACAAGCTGAAGCCTTGGAGCAAGATTGCGGTCTACAagctgcaggccgaggaagagctcgCAAAGATTGATGG GTTGAACCTTGTGATCGTTCGGCTAGCACACGTATACGGGCCTTATGCGTCACAATGGGTTGCAACGGCACTGTGCATGGCCCGAGTCTACCAATATCTTGAGAGCGAAATGAAGTGGCTGTGGGACAAGGGCCTCCGGCAAAACACGGTACACATCCAAGATGCTGTGCGAGCCCTCTGGGCGATCACAACGTGGTACGACAACGGCAAGGACAAATGGGACGTGAAGACCATGGGCAAGGTGCCCACGTTCAATGTCGTCGATAAGGGCGTGACGACTCAGGGTACAATGGCCGAGATTATTGGCGAGGTGTTCAGGATCGAGACAGGATTCCAGGGTCAGCTCATCAGTACCTTTGCGCGTCTCAACATGGacagcgtcgtcgacgacgtcaacGACGAGCTCATGGGTCCCTGGGCCGAACTTCTCGAGAAGGCTGGCATCGCGCGACCAGGGCCTCTCACGCCCTTCATGGAGAAGGAGCTGTTGAAGGATACCGACCTGAGCATGGACGGCAGCCGCCTGGAGCAAGTCGTCGCCTTCCAGTACGAAAAGCCGAAATTGACCAAGGAGCTGATCGAAGAGGTGATTGAGAGCTACAAGAAGATGAACTGGTGGCCATGA